GCAACTGCTGCCGATCTCCGCCGGCCCGTGCGGCCTCCAACATCACCGATTGCGTTCCGCAGAACGGTGCGTAGGCGCGAAGATTGGCGGCGATGCGCCGCTCGTCGACGCGCAACCCCTCGATGACCGTGCGAGCGAGCGAGACAATCTCGTCGGCGGCGAGCAGCGCCTCGGGCAGCGCGAGCCGGCGGTTCGCGCTGTCGTCGAGCGTGCGCTCGAGAAAGTTCGTCGCCGCGTTCTGCCACGTCACGTCGGCGTACGCGGGCAAGAGCCGCGCGAGCGAACCGATCCGCTCCGAGAGGATCGGGTTGCGCTTGAACGGCATCACCGAGCTTCCGACCTGGGCCGAGCCGAACGGCTCGGCGACCTCGCCGAACCCCGGGCTCGCGAGGATGCGCACGTCGGCGGCAAACTTCGCGAGCGACGCGCCGAGCCCGGCGAGCGCCGAGAGCAGCAGATAGTCGAGTTTGCGCGGATACGTCTGCGTGCTGATCTCTCGCGCGCGCAGACCGAATCGCTCGAGCACGTAGCGCTCGATCTCCGCCGACGCGCCGCCGCCGTCGCCGAGCCGCTCGTACGACGCCGCCGTCCCGACCGCGCCGCGCAGCCCCTTCGCCGTGAGGTTCTCGAAGACGAAACGAAGGTTTTCGTCATCCACGAGCAGGTCTTGCGCGTACGCCGCGAGCCGATAGCCGAGCGTCGTCGGCTCCGCCGGCTGCAGATGCGTGTAGCCCATGCAGACGAGATCCGCGGTCGCGCGAATCTTCTCTCGGAACGCGACGAGCAGCGCGGCCAGGTTCTCTCCGACGATCGAGAGCGCGAGCCGCAGGCGATAGGTTTCGACCGTATCTTCGACGTCCATCGAGGTGGCGCCGAGATGGAGCTTGCCGCCGCCGCGCTTCGCCTGCGATGCGAAGACGCGTATCTCCGCCATGAGATCGTGATGGATCTCGCGCTCGATCGCGAGCGCCGCCTCGAGGTCGATATCGCCGGCGTGCGCGCGCAGGTCTTCGACCTCCGCTTCTTCGACGAGTCCTTGCGCGGATTGCGCTTCGGCGAGCGCGACCCACACCGCGCGCCAGAGCCGGCGCCGCATCTTCTCGGAGAAGAGCGAGCGCAGCTCCGCGCGCCCGTATCTCCACGAGAACGGCGAGGCGTAACTATTGTAATCCATGGACGTCGTGGCCTTCGCCCCACGGGAAGCCGCCGCCTCGTCACCGTACTGCTTGCGGATGAAAGCGCTTCCCGCGCTGCTGCTCCTTCTCGCAGCCGCCCTCTCCGGCTGCACGAGGGCCGAACGCGAGAGCTCAGAACGCCATCCGTGGACGCGCCCCGGGATCTTGCGCATCGCCGTCAACGAGGAGCCGAAGAACCTCAATCCGCTGCTCGCCGGCACGACGATCGAGATCTTCATCGACCGTCTGCTCTTCGAGCCGCTCCTCTCGGCCGACCCCCGGGGCAACACCGTTACGATGCTCGCCGCGGCGGTTCCGTCGCAGAGCAACGGCGGCATCAGCGCCGACGGCCTGACGGTCGTCTATCATCTGCGCAAGGCATCGTGGAGCGACGGCGTCCCCGTGACGTCGCGCGACGTTGCGTGGTCGTGGCAGGCGATCGAAAACGGCGACAACGACGTCGTATCGCGCCACGGTTACGACGACGTGCGCTCGATCGACACGCCCGACGCACGAACGGCCGTCGTCCATCTCAAGCGCCGCTTCGCCCCGTTCGTCAACACGTTCTTCGCCGAGAGCGACCAGCCGTACGAGATCGTTCCCGCGCACGTGCTCGCGCGCTATCCGAACGTCAACCGCGTTCCCTTCAACGCGGTCCCGTCGGTGGTCGACGGCCCCTTCACCTTCGAGTCGTGGCGCCGCGGCGACCGCATCGTGCTCGACGCAAACCGCCGCTTCTTCCAGGGGCCGCCGCGGCTGAACCGCATCGAGGTCGCGTTCGTCCCGAATGAGGACTCCGCGATCAATTTGCTCGCGACGCACGCGATCGACTACATCTTTCAGCCGACGATCCAAACGTATCCGACGCTCCGCACGCTTCGCGACGCGCGGATCGTCTGGGTGAACGTCAACGGCTACGAGGGGATGGAGTTCAATCTCTCGCGCCCGGCCCTCGCCGATCGCCGGGTTCGCGCGGCGATCGCGGCCGCGCTCGATAAGAACGCGCTGACGCGCGAGATGACGCACGGCGAGCTGGCGGTCGCGACCGAGGATCTTCCGAACTGGATCTGGGCCTTCGATCCGGCGGTGCGCTCGGTGCCGTACGATCCCGCTGCCGCGAAAGCCCTGCTCGCGCGTGCCGGCTGGGTCGCCGGCCCCGACGGGATCGCGCGCAAGCACGGACGCCCGCTCGACCTCTTGCTCGTCACCGACAACGCAACCGCCACCCACCGCTCCGAGAGCGTCCTCATTCAAGCGGCGCTGCGCCGCATCGGCATCGTCGTGGACGTGAAGACCTATCCGTTCGATCTGCTCTACGCGCCCGAAGGCATGGGCGGCATCCAGCACGGCGGAAAGTTCGACATGCTCGTCTACACGTGGTACTCCGGCATCGACCCCGACAACTCATCGCAGCTCACCTGCGACAACTTCCCGCCGCTCGGCTATAACGATCCGCACTACTGCAACCCGGCGATGGACGCGCTACAGGCCTCCGCGCTGGTGCGCTACGATCGGCCGTCGCGCAAAGCGGCCTACTCCAAGATCGAAAAGCTTCTTTCGGTTGACAATCCCGTGCTCTACTTTTGGTGGCAGCGCCAGCAGGAGGCGATCAGCGTCGACTTCCACGGCTTCGCGCCGAACCCGGTCACCGAATCCTGGAACGCGTGGCAGTGGAGTATCTAACGGGCTAGGGCTGAGAGTTCGACGCTGATGCGGTCGACGAGTGCGCGGTGCTCGCCGACGTCGCTGCCGACCCGGCCGGTAACGATCGCTTCGATCGCATGAACGGCGCGCTCGTAAGCGGCGCGAGCGCGACGCTCGCCGACGCGCGGCGCGAGCGGACGCAGCGCGTACTCGCTGTACTTGTCGCGGCCGAAGAGCGCGCCGCCGCGGGCGAGCTCCCAGAGGTTTTTGCACGCTCCCGCAAGCGCCGAGAGCAGGATCATCGCGGCGCCGCGGTCGCTCTCGAACATCTCGTCCGCGATTGCGAGCGCGACGCGAATCTTCCCCTCGACGACGGCGTTGGCGTACTTATAGGCCTTCGGATCGGGAATCGAGAGCGTCTCTCGCTCGAGATCTTGCAGCGAAATCTTCTTGCCGGCGAGCGCGAGTTTTTCGAGATCGTTACGGACGGCCGCGAGATCCGCGTCGCTGCCGGCGAGCTCGTCGACGACGCGGACATCGGCGTCGGCGCCGAGCCGCTCGAGCGTCTCTCGCACGAAACGGGCGCGGGCAGCTTCGTTCGCGGAGGTGTCGATGCGCTGGGCGGCGCGACCGGCCAGCGCTCCGAAGGGCTGCGGCGTCTTCGCGCGCGGCGAGAGCAGATCGAGGATCACGAGCGTGTTCCCGTCGGGCACGTTCTGCGCGATCGCCCAGAAGTCGCGGCGCGGCTGCGCCCGCATCGTCTGCGTGTCGGTGACGACGACGACGCGTCGCTCGGCGAGAAACGGCATGGCCTGCAGCGCTTCGGCGATCGGAGCCGGATCCGCGGCGGCTGCGTCGGCGGTGAAGCGCGAGAGGTTGAGTTCGCGAACGTCGGCCGGCAGCAGGCGGTCGAGCACGATCTCGAGCGCGCGGTCCGCGAGAACGCGCTCCTCTCCCTCGATGATGACGAGCTTGCCGATCTCCGGCGCTTTATCGAGGAAGTCGTAGAACTTCATGCGAGCACGCGCGGACGGAACTCGAGATCCGGTACGCTCTCCGCGTACGGGGGGCGCACGATCCCGTACTCCGTCACGAAGGCGGTGACGAGGTGGCCGGGCGTCACGTCGAACGCGGGATTATAGACCGCGGCGCCGTCGGGCGCGACGCGGGTGCCCGCGAACGACGCGACTTCGTCGCTCGCGCGCTCCTCGATCGGAATCTCCGCGCCGCCGGCGATCGAGAGGTCGAACGTCGTGCGCGGCGCCGCGACGTAGAACGGGATGCCGTGGTGCGCGGCCAGGATCGCGAGGCCGTACGTGCCGATCTTGTTCGCGGTGTCGCCGTTTCGCGCGATGCGATCCGCGCCGACGATGACGAGGTCGATGCGCTGTTCCTTCATCGCGATCGCAGCGGCCGAGTCGACGATCAGCACGACGTCGACGCCCGCGTCGCGCAGCTCGAGATAGGTGAGGCGCGCGCCCTGGAGCAACGGGCGCGTCTCGCCGGCGAAAACGCGCGGCTTCTTCCCGCCGCGTTGCGCCGCGACGATCACGCCGAGCGCCGTGCCGCCGCCCGCGGTCGCGAGCGGTCCGGTGTTGCAATGCGTCAGGACGCGTGCGCCCTTCGGAATCAACTCCAGGCCGTTGCGCGCGATCGCGGCATCCATGGCGATCTGCTCGTCGTGAATCGCGCGCGCCTCTTGCAACGGATCCGCGGCGGCGAGAACGCGGTCCACGGCCCACGCCAGGTTCACGGCCGTCGGGCGCGCCTCGCGCACCCGGCGCGCCGCTTCGGTCAAGGCGGCCTCGTCCTCGATCGTGCGGCGCAGCAACGCGACGCCGTACGCCGCGAAGACGCCGATGCACGGCGCACCGCGAACCGCGAGGCTCTCGATCGCGCCGGCGATCTCGTCGGCCGTCTGCGCGCGCTCGTGCACGGCGTCGTGCGGCAGTCGTCGCTGATCGAGGTAGAGGACGGCGTCGCCGTCCCACGCGACGGCCGTCACGCTCCGGCCTTCGCCGCGACGCTCAGGCCGAGCAGCGTCGCGGCGGCGACGGCGGCGCCGTAGCCCTTGTCGCCGCCGTCGCGGTGCGCGCGCTCTCGGGCTTGTTCGAGATTCTCGGTCGTCAGCACGCCGAAGCCGATCGGAACGCCGGTCGCGAGCTGCACGTCCATGATGCCGCGCGCGCACTCGCCGGCGACGAAATCGAAGTGCGGCGTCTCGCCGCGCACGACGGCGCCGACCGCGACGAGCGCGTCGTACTCGCCGGCTTCGATCAAGTTGCGGCACCCCAGCGGCAGCTCGAAGCAGCCCGGGACGTCGTAGAGATCGCAATCCAATTCGGCGACGTTGCAGTCGCGCAACGCCCGCCGAGCGCCGTCGACGAGCATCTCCGCGAGGTCGCTATGAAAGCGCGCCGCGACGATCGCAAAGCGCCGTCCGCGGCAGTCGGGCGGCGTGGCCCGCGCGGCGCCGTCGCGCTTCACGAGGCCGCCACTTCGTCCAGGATGTGGCCGAGCTTCGAGCGCTTCGTGTTCATGTAGTGCCGGTTGTGCGCGGTGGGCTTCGTCTGCAGCGGCACGCGGCCCACGATCTTCAAGCCATACCCTTCGAGCCCGAAGATCTTCTTCGGATTGTTCGTGACGAGCCGCATCTCTTTGACGCCGAGATCCACGAGGATCTGCGAGCCGATGCCGTAGTCGCGCTTGTCGATCGGCAGACCGAGCGCCAGATTCGCCTCCACCGTATCGGCGCCGCGGTCCTGCAGCTCGTAGGCGCGCAGCTTGTCGGCCAGGCCGATGCCGCGCCCCTCTTGGCGCAGGTAGAGAAAGACGCCGCGCCCCTCGCGCGCGATGAGCTCCATCGCGCCGTCCCGCTGCGCCGCGCAATCGCAGCGCGTCGAGTGCAGTGCATCGCCGGTCATGCACTCTGAATGCACGCGGACCATCAGCTCCTTGCCGTCGCCGATCTCGCCCATCACGAGCGCGACGTGCGTGTTCTCGTCGATTGCGGTCGTGTAGGCCATGCCCTTCCACGCCCCCACGGTCGTCGGCAGGTCGAACTCCGCGATCCTCTGCACGAGCTTCTCCGTGCGCATTCGGTAGGCGATCAAATCCTTGACCGTGATCAGTTTGAGCCCGTGCTTATCGGCGTAGCTGCGCAGACCCGCGAGGCGCTCCATCGTGCCGTCGTCCGCCATGATCTCGCAGATCACACCCGCCGGATAGAGGCCGGCGAGGCGAGCGAGGTCTACTGCCGCTTCGGTCTGCCCGGCTCGCACGAGAACGCCCCCTTCGCGCGCGCGGAGCGGAAACGTATGTCCCGGACGCAGGAAGTCCGCGGCTCGCGCCTCCGGATCGAGCAACTTCTTGATCGTCGCGGCGCGATCGTGCGCGGAGATGCCCGTCGTCGTGAGGCCGCGCGCTTCCACGGAGACCGTGAACGCGGTCTCGTGCACCGCCGTGTTCTCGCGCACCATCTGCGGGATCTGAAGTTCGTCGAGCCGGGCGCCGGAGAGCGGCACGCAGATCAAGCCGCCCGCGTGCTTGCGCATGAAGTTGATCGCGTCGGGCGTCACCATCTGCGCGGCCATGACGAGGTCGCCCTCGTTCTCACGGTCCTCGTCGTCGAGAACGACGACCATCTTGCCGGCTCGGACGTCGGCGATCGCATCCTCGATCGAATCGATGGGGCCGGCCGGCCGAGCGACGTGCTCGCCGAGCGAAGGGAAGATCTGCGCGAGGCGCTGGAGCGTCCGGTAGGACGGCTCCCGCCGCCCGGCCCGGAGCAGCGAAATCGCCGATTCGGTGAGACCGGCGCCCTCGGCGACCTCGGCGGCCGTCAGCCCCGCCTCCTCGATGGCCCCGTTCAGAAGATCCGCAAAGCGACCCATGCCCTCACAAGCGTAGGGAAAACTTGACAAATGTCAAGCCACCTTTACGGTGACCTGATAAGGGAGGAGAATAGAGGGCGGCTACCCGCTCGCCGGGGCAAGGGCTTTGATGGAGCGTTCGCCATTCGAACTAGAGCCCTCGACCGTTGCAACTAGATTCTGGAGTGAAAAAATGAAAACCGTTAGATCGATGCTCGTGCGTGCGGCAATCGCACTCTCCTTCGCCGCACTTGTGTTCGATACGGGCGCCCCTGCGCGCGCCGCGTCGGCCGACGAACTCAATCAACTTGCGGTCCAAGCATATATTTACGCCTATCCGCTCGTCACCATGGAGATGACGCGGCGGATCTCGACCAACATGGAGATGCCCGGGCCGAGTCGCGCCCCGATGGGGCAGTTCGCTCTCCTGCGCTCGTATCCCGATGCATCGTTCACCGACGTCGTCTCGCCCAACGCCGATACGCTCTACGAAATCGGATGGTTCGACATATCGAAGGAACCGGTCGTCATTCACACGCCGGCGCTCAACGGCCGCTATGCTTTGTTTCCAATGCTATCGATGTGGACGAACGTCTTCGATAGCCCGGGAACGCGAACGACCGGAGACGCGGCGCAGACGTTTGCGGTGACGGGACCAGGCTGGAGCGGTACGCTCCCGTCCGGCGTACGCGAGGTCAAGTGCCCAACGTCGGTATTCTGGATGATCGGCCGCATCTATTCCGACGGCACGCCGGCCGATTTCGAAG
The sequence above is drawn from the Candidatus Binatia bacterium genome and encodes:
- the purB gene encoding adenylosuccinate lyase encodes the protein MDYNSYASPFSWRYGRAELRSLFSEKMRRRLWRAVWVALAEAQSAQGLVEEAEVEDLRAHAGDIDLEAALAIEREIHHDLMAEIRVFASQAKRGGGKLHLGATSMDVEDTVETYRLRLALSIVGENLAALLVAFREKIRATADLVCMGYTHLQPAEPTTLGYRLAAYAQDLLVDDENLRFVFENLTAKGLRGAVGTAASYERLGDGGGASAEIERYVLERFGLRAREISTQTYPRKLDYLLLSALAGLGASLAKFAADVRILASPGFGEVAEPFGSAQVGSSVMPFKRNPILSERIGSLARLLPAYADVTWQNAATNFLERTLDDSANRRLALPEALLAADEIVSLARTVIEGLRVDERRIAANLRAYAPFCGTQSVMLEAARAGGDRQQLHETLRSASMEAWAAVGRGEDNPLSSLLTERSELTALVDPAEIRRLLDPSGNVGTAPQRARMLADRIDALAPFPRQAEVDLR
- the ribH gene encoding 6,7-dimethyl-8-ribityllumazine synthase yields the protein MKRDGAARATPPDCRGRRFAIVAARFHSDLAEMLVDGARRALRDCNVAELDCDLYDVPGCFELPLGCRNLIEAGEYDALVAVGAVVRGETPHFDFVAGECARGIMDVQLATGVPIGFGVLTTENLEQARERAHRDGGDKGYGAAVAAATLLGLSVAAKAGA
- a CDS encoding peptide ABC transporter substrate-binding protein, encoding MDVVAFAPREAAASSPYCLRMKALPALLLLLAAALSGCTRAERESSERHPWTRPGILRIAVNEEPKNLNPLLAGTTIEIFIDRLLFEPLLSADPRGNTVTMLAAAVPSQSNGGISADGLTVVYHLRKASWSDGVPVTSRDVAWSWQAIENGDNDVVSRHGYDDVRSIDTPDARTAVVHLKRRFAPFVNTFFAESDQPYEIVPAHVLARYPNVNRVPFNAVPSVVDGPFTFESWRRGDRIVLDANRRFFQGPPRLNRIEVAFVPNEDSAINLLATHAIDYIFQPTIQTYPTLRTLRDARIVWVNVNGYEGMEFNLSRPALADRRVRAAIAAALDKNALTREMTHGELAVATEDLPNWIWAFDPAVRSVPYDPAAAKALLARAGWVAGPDGIARKHGRPLDLLLVTDNATATHRSESVLIQAALRRIGIVVDVKTYPFDLLYAPEGMGGIQHGGKFDMLVYTWYSGIDPDNSSQLTCDNFPPLGYNDPHYCNPAMDALQASALVRYDRPSRKAAYSKIEKLLSVDNPVLYFWWQRQQEAISVDFHGFAPNPVTESWNAWQWSI
- a CDS encoding bifunctional 3,4-dihydroxy-2-butanone-4-phosphate synthase/GTP cyclohydrolase II; the encoded protein is MGRFADLLNGAIEEAGLTAAEVAEGAGLTESAISLLRAGRREPSYRTLQRLAQIFPSLGEHVARPAGPIDSIEDAIADVRAGKMVVVLDDEDRENEGDLVMAAQMVTPDAINFMRKHAGGLICVPLSGARLDELQIPQMVRENTAVHETAFTVSVEARGLTTTGISAHDRAATIKKLLDPEARAADFLRPGHTFPLRAREGGVLVRAGQTEAAVDLARLAGLYPAGVICEIMADDGTMERLAGLRSYADKHGLKLITVKDLIAYRMRTEKLVQRIAEFDLPTTVGAWKGMAYTTAIDENTHVALVMGEIGDGKELMVRVHSECMTGDALHSTRCDCAAQRDGAMELIAREGRGVFLYLRQEGRGIGLADKLRAYELQDRGADTVEANLALGLPIDKRDYGIGSQILVDLGVKEMRLVTNNPKKIFGLEGYGLKIVGRVPLQTKPTAHNRHYMNTKRSKLGHILDEVAAS
- the mtnA gene encoding S-methyl-5-thioribose-1-phosphate isomerase encodes the protein MTAVAWDGDAVLYLDQRRLPHDAVHERAQTADEIAGAIESLAVRGAPCIGVFAAYGVALLRRTIEDEAALTEAARRVREARPTAVNLAWAVDRVLAAADPLQEARAIHDEQIAMDAAIARNGLELIPKGARVLTHCNTGPLATAGGGTALGVIVAAQRGGKKPRVFAGETRPLLQGARLTYLELRDAGVDVVLIVDSAAAIAMKEQRIDLVIVGADRIARNGDTANKIGTYGLAILAAHHGIPFYVAAPRTTFDLSIAGGAEIPIEERASDEVASFAGTRVAPDGAAVYNPAFDVTPGHLVTAFVTEYGIVRPPYAESVPDLEFRPRVLA